A window of the Lactuca sativa cultivar Salinas chromosome 7, Lsat_Salinas_v11, whole genome shotgun sequence genome harbors these coding sequences:
- the LOC111892700 gene encoding non-classical arabinogalactan protein 31 translates to MGFRVLLSVMVLSSCLMINGLDLDHVSWTQAPHYSPSYPPTVAPAPHHHHPKRPGGHHHKPAVPPTAHTPTVAPVHPPSVAPVHPPRVAPVHPPIKAPVHPPTKAPVRPPTKAPVHPPTKAPVYPPTKAPVHPPTKAPVHPPSHSPAPSHAPLPTRRQVAVRGMVYCKACKYKGIDTLVGATPLQGAVVLLTCNNTKYPLRVKSTTDKNGFFFIMPPKTLTTFGVHKCKVTLLSSPKATCNTPTNLHYGIKGATLVPTPKPKIVLTPVLPFDVFTVGPFAFEASKKTRCPL, encoded by the exons ATGGGTTTCAGGGTTTTGCTCTCGGTCATGGTTCTTAGCTCTTGTTTGATGATCAATGGTTTAGATCTTGACCATGTGAGCTGGACACAGGCTCCACACTACTCGCCGTCGTACCCCCCTACCGTAGCTCCTGCACCCCACCACCATCATCCCAAGCGTCCCGGCGGCCACCACCACAAACCTGCTGTTCCTCCTACGGCTCACACACCAACTGTAGCTCCAGTTCACCCACCAAGTGTCGCTCCGGTGCACCCACCCAGAGTGGCTCCTGTTCACCCACCGATCAAGGCGCCTGTGCATCCTCCAACCAAGGCCCCTGTACGTCCTCCGACCAAGGCGCCAGTGCATCCTCCGACAAAGGCACCTGTGTATCCACCGACCAAGGCACCTGTGCATCCACCAACCAAGGCGCCTGTTCATCCACCAAGTCACTCACCGGCTCCGTCACACGCACCTCTTCCGACACGGAGGCAGGTGGCGGTCCGTGGTATGGTTTACTGCAAAGCTTGCAAGTACAAGGGTATTGACACACTCGTTGGCGCTACTCCTCTACAGG GGGCTGTGGTACTCTTAACATGCAACAACACTAAGTATCCACTGAGGGTCAAATCTACAACCGATAAGAACGGCTTCTTCTTCATCATGCCACCTAAGACGTTGACCACTTTTGGGGTGCACAAGTGTAAGGTCACTTTGCTATCGTCGCCAAAGGCTACATGTAACACGCCCACCAACTTGCACTATGGGATTAAGGGTGCCACTCTAGTCCCTACCCCAAAGCCAAAGATCGTACTTACGCCAGTGCTGCCCTTCGATGTGTTCACAGTGGGTCCATTCGCATTTGAAGCCTCAAAGAAGACACGATGCCCACTTTAG